The following proteins are co-located in the Ancylothrix sp. D3o genome:
- a CDS encoding sulfite oxidase-like oxidoreductase: MLGKFFKKPEGEQMDRVPPGQRLTNGFPIMTYGDTPQINLEEWRFKVWGLAKPATFTLDDFIALPQHDFTIDFHCVTRWSKLDVKWRGVKVTDFMKLIELDPKAVHIMEHCYGGYTTNIALDDFVREENFFAHTLYDQPLPADHGGPLRLVVPHLYAWKSAKWINGLEFLDKEGLGFWERNGYHKRGEPWAEERYSGLFGF, encoded by the coding sequence ATGCTGGGTAAATTTTTTAAAAAGCCAGAAGGCGAACAGATGGATCGCGTCCCCCCCGGACAGCGTTTAACTAATGGTTTCCCAATTATGACTTATGGGGATACACCGCAAATTAATCTCGAAGAATGGAGGTTTAAAGTGTGGGGTTTAGCGAAACCGGCCACTTTTACTCTTGATGATTTTATCGCACTTCCCCAACATGATTTTACGATTGATTTTCACTGCGTTACTCGCTGGTCTAAACTTGATGTGAAGTGGCGGGGAGTAAAAGTTACAGATTTTATGAAATTAATTGAATTAGACCCCAAAGCGGTGCATATTATGGAACATTGTTATGGGGGGTACACCACAAATATTGCTTTAGATGATTTTGTGCGGGAAGAAAACTTTTTTGCTCATACTTTGTATGACCAACCTTTGCCGGCTGATCATGGGGGTCCCTTGCGTTTAGTTGTGCCGCATTTGTATGCTTGGAAAAGTGCAAAATGGATTAATGGTTTAGAATTCCTTGACAAAGAGGGATTAGGTTTTTGGGAACGCAACGGTTATCATAAACGCGGCGAACCTTGGGCAGAAGAACGCTATAGCGGGTTATTTGGATTTTAA
- a CDS encoding sugar MFS transporter has product MASIWIGNALSFYAFIAIALAESGLGVVLPSIQNTYQLNPATVSLLFLSQMSGYIAAALGSSLLVSKFGLAKTLLLGAISLTSSLFIYAITSSWLVMVLTGTLLGLGIGLIDAGVNTYVASDQTNASITGFLHAFYGIGAVLGPVIATTILSETGNWRTVYLVFVALTGLLVLAMLWATSHYPPMSRLVRESSANALRHVQIALTSKTVILVAILSFVTVGLEASVNNWAYSVENISRGIPAVLAGYSISAYWAGMTLGRLGMGSAVRRLGAIPTLNASLALLLSSLVVWWLFPFQLWSLLFIGLGGGAIFPLTIWLMPQRVNSNLVPAAISFLTSAASLGASGIPTLLGWAAGVVNLAIIPPLMVVIAILMVVIQHLLNRNSPPPTTLS; this is encoded by the coding sequence ATGGCTTCAATTTGGATAGGTAATGCACTTTCTTTTTACGCTTTTATAGCAATTGCGCTGGCGGAATCAGGATTAGGGGTGGTTCTGCCATCAATTCAAAACACTTATCAGCTTAATCCTGCAACAGTATCCCTACTTTTTCTTTCCCAGATGTCAGGGTATATAGCCGCAGCTTTGGGTAGCAGCCTACTCGTCAGCAAATTTGGTCTTGCCAAAACTCTCTTACTTGGTGCTATCAGCTTAACGAGTTCTTTATTTATATATGCCATAACTTCGTCCTGGTTAGTTATGGTTCTCACCGGCACATTGTTAGGTTTAGGAATTGGCTTAATTGATGCCGGTGTCAATACTTACGTTGCCAGCGACCAAACCAACGCCAGCATCACCGGCTTTTTGCACGCCTTCTATGGCATTGGGGCGGTTTTAGGGCCAGTTATTGCCACAACCATACTCTCAGAAACCGGCAATTGGCGGACAGTTTATTTAGTATTTGTGGCCTTGACCGGCTTACTTGTCCTGGCGATGCTGTGGGCAACCTCACATTATCCACCCATGAGCCGACTTGTGAGAGAGTCTAGCGCCAATGCTTTGCGCCATGTACAAATAGCTCTCACATCAAAAACAGTAATTTTAGTCGCTATATTATCATTTGTGACCGTCGGCTTAGAAGCCTCTGTAAACAATTGGGCCTACAGCGTCGAAAATATCAGCCGGGGGATACCCGCAGTCTTGGCCGGCTACAGCATCAGCGCTTATTGGGCCGGCATGACTCTCGGACGCCTAGGCATGGGTTCGGCTGTCCGGCGGCTGGGCGCAATTCCCACCCTCAACGCTTCCTTAGCTTTATTACTGAGTAGCTTGGTTGTTTGGTGGTTATTTCCTTTTCAATTGTGGAGTTTACTTTTTATTGGATTAGGAGGAGGGGCAATTTTTCCCCTAACAATTTGGCTAATGCCCCAGCGTGTAAACTCTAATTTAGTACCAGCAGCCATCAGCTTTTTAACAAGTGCCGCAAGCTTAGGAGCATCTGGAATTCCAACACTTTTAGGATGGGCTGCCGGTGTAGTAAATTTAGCAATTATTCCGCCTTTAATGGTAGTAATTGCTATTTTAATGGTCGTTATTCAGCACTTGTTAAACAGAAACAGTCCACCCCCTACAACCCTATCCTAA
- a CDS encoding ATP-dependent Clp protease ATP-binding subunit — MFERFTQQAIKVILLAQEEARRLKQNFVGTEQVLLGIIGEGTSKAAKLLGEQGVNLKKSRIEVEKIIGRGASYVPAEIPLTPRAKAIFDTALQKSGEFGHNFIAPEHILLSLLEDAKGVSAKVLNNMGVDSNKLRNQLIKALGEIAAVAAGPAGTNRRDAITLTLEEFSTNLTKLAVEGKLDPVVGREKEIERIVQILGRRTKNNPVLIGEPGVGKTAIAEGLAQRIVNKNVPDILENKQVFSLDMGALLAGTRFRGEFEERMKNIMQEIRTAGNIILFIDEIHTLIGAGANEGGMDAANILKPALSRGQFQCLGATTLDEYRKHIERDAALERRFQPVKVGEPSVEETIEILYGLRKAYEQHHKLKISDDALVSAAQLSDRYISDRYLPDKAIDLIDEAGSRVRFSHTKQSPELRALKQELPKVVKEKEAAVRDQDFEKAGKLRDKELEIQGKISTASQNKPQTIDATVTSDDIAEIVASWTGVPVSKLTETESEMLLHIEETLHQRLIGQEEAVKAVSRAIRRARVGLKNPNRPIASFLFSGPTGVGKTELTKALAAYFFGSEKAMIRLDMSEYMERHTVSKLIGSPPGYVGFDEGGQLTEAVRRRPYTVVLFDEIEKAHPDVFNMLLQLLEDGRLTDAKGRTVSFKNTLIILTSNIGSQVISKGGNSFGFDLTDNQAEAQYQRICTLVNDELKRVFRPEFLNRLDETIVFRPLTKDEVKDISEIMLREVFSRLTEQGITPQVTERFKERLIQEGFDPAYGARPLRRAIMRLLEDVLAEAILAGHIKDGDSVLVDVDETGNAKVVPIVEKVPELALR; from the coding sequence ATGTTTGAACGCTTCACCCAACAAGCCATCAAAGTTATTTTGCTCGCCCAAGAAGAAGCTCGCCGACTCAAACAAAATTTTGTGGGGACAGAACAAGTCCTCTTAGGAATTATTGGCGAAGGAACAAGCAAAGCGGCAAAGCTGCTGGGCGAACAAGGCGTTAACTTGAAAAAATCACGCATTGAAGTTGAAAAAATTATTGGCCGGGGGGCTAGTTATGTGCCGGCAGAAATTCCTTTGACACCGAGAGCCAAAGCAATTTTTGATACAGCCTTGCAAAAATCTGGCGAATTTGGTCATAATTTCATCGCTCCAGAACACATTTTGCTGTCCTTATTAGAAGATGCTAAAGGAGTCTCAGCAAAAGTTCTAAATAATATGGGGGTAGATAGCAATAAACTGCGGAATCAATTAATTAAAGCATTAGGAGAAATTGCCGCAGTAGCCGCCGGCCCAGCAGGAACAAACCGCCGGGATGCAATTACTTTAACCCTTGAAGAATTTAGCACCAACCTGACAAAATTAGCGGTAGAAGGTAAGCTTGATCCCGTAGTTGGACGCGAAAAAGAAATTGAGCGGATCGTCCAAATATTAGGCCGGCGTACCAAAAACAATCCCGTATTAATTGGCGAACCTGGTGTTGGTAAAACCGCTATTGCCGAAGGTTTAGCCCAACGAATTGTCAACAAAAACGTACCCGATATTTTAGAAAACAAACAAGTTTTTTCCCTCGATATGGGAGCATTATTGGCCGGGACTCGGTTTCGTGGCGAATTTGAAGAACGCATGAAAAATATCATGCAAGAAATTCGCACCGCCGGCAATATTATCCTCTTTATCGATGAAATTCATACCCTCATTGGTGCCGGTGCAAACGAAGGCGGAATGGATGCAGCCAACATCTTAAAACCGGCCTTATCGAGAGGACAATTCCAATGTTTAGGGGCAACAACCCTCGATGAATACCGCAAACATATCGAGCGAGATGCAGCCCTTGAACGTCGTTTTCAACCCGTAAAAGTTGGCGAGCCAAGTGTAGAAGAAACCATCGAAATTTTATACGGTTTGCGGAAAGCCTACGAGCAACACCACAAACTAAAAATCTCCGATGACGCCCTAGTTTCGGCGGCGCAACTTTCAGATAGATACATCAGTGACAGGTACTTACCAGACAAAGCAATAGACCTCATTGATGAAGCCGGATCTCGCGTGCGCTTCAGCCACACAAAACAATCTCCAGAGCTAAGAGCGCTCAAACAAGAACTGCCAAAAGTCGTAAAAGAAAAAGAAGCAGCCGTGCGCGATCAAGACTTTGAAAAAGCCGGTAAATTGCGAGACAAAGAATTAGAAATTCAGGGCAAAATTTCCACCGCTTCCCAAAACAAACCGCAAACAATTGATGCAACCGTTACCTCAGATGACATTGCCGAAATTGTAGCAAGTTGGACAGGAGTACCAGTTAGCAAACTCACCGAAACCGAATCAGAAATGCTGCTGCATATCGAAGAAACCTTGCACCAGCGATTAATCGGACAAGAAGAAGCAGTCAAAGCCGTTTCTCGTGCCATTCGTCGCGCTAGAGTAGGTTTAAAAAATCCCAACCGCCCGATAGCAAGCTTCCTCTTTTCTGGGCCCACCGGCGTCGGCAAAACCGAACTCACAAAAGCCCTCGCTGCTTATTTCTTCGGCTCAGAAAAAGCCATGATTCGATTAGATATGTCCGAATACATGGAACGCCATACTGTCTCAAAACTCATCGGTTCTCCCCCCGGATATGTTGGTTTTGATGAAGGCGGACAACTAACAGAAGCCGTGCGCCGTCGGCCATACACTGTCGTGCTATTTGATGAAATCGAAAAAGCACATCCCGACGTTTTCAATATGCTTTTGCAACTGCTTGAAGATGGCCGGTTAACGGACGCAAAAGGCCGCACGGTTAGCTTCAAAAATACCCTAATTATCCTCACATCCAACATCGGATCACAAGTCATTTCTAAAGGCGGAAATAGCTTCGGATTTGACCTGACCGACAACCAAGCCGAAGCACAATATCAGCGAATTTGTACCCTCGTCAATGACGAACTTAAGCGCGTTTTCCGACCAGAATTTTTAAACCGGCTTGATGAAACTATCGTCTTCCGTCCGCTGACAAAAGACGAAGTAAAAGATATCTCAGAAATCATGCTTCGAGAAGTCTTTAGCCGCCTCACCGAACAGGGAATTACACCTCAAGTAACAGAACGATTCAAAGAGCGTTTAATTCAAGAAGGTTTTGACCCTGCTTATGGTGCCCGTCCGCTGCGTCGCGCTATCATGCGATTGTTAGAAGATGTGCTCGCAGAAGCTATTTTAGCCGGCCATATTAAAGACGGTGATTCTGTGTTGGTAGATGTCGATGAAACCGGCAATGCAAAAGTTGTACCGATTGTTGAAAAAGTGCCTGAATTAGCACTTAGATAA
- a CDS encoding VWA domain-containing protein translates to MAKKSSAKTQVIAAENMPAKVSENRCKFTLYNLAGQEKDFYLVDRHSLQFPPEDQLKKGVAHNIIIVDRSGSMYYDIKALKEMLVKLLTLDEYQNFELLVSLISYSSSGDVICHFERVPVVEVMKPQSRYLAEVKKIESTGSTCISQGLKMAVSLVKEGEVTGITLHTDGYANDPSFNVEVKTLEELCRQLQGKDVFLNTISYGYADFQLLSKLANLVSGVCLKAGNVKEVYDALYSTSSLLGGSVKPAIEEPLIKEYDYQVFVSKSAKKILGSSSTLKICGLKPEDEGVFYKYRKVSKDEYEKLDVPVVQTSEILFAFAKANLADGNLNTAKYALASTFDATLTEKHSKALTNAQIADWTQDLEAVIFNPDLLKSHEVLSGVKVNDKVTILELVKVLEENAEGIILNLKHLQQNYRRRGVKRIEGVRDKEGNLTTPWLKMEYIDGGEYVRMGSFSINQNTATINMLVTRKVRLVKVEDETPITEVAGVLVNDLSSFNNYTVVSDGELNVKTLKVKFSQKKAFEALKKLGVLDGEEFDFRREYEVMLENLPLVSFTGRYSVPVGVFEELAKIKVLASVFAAHLKEQSEDFTGEQIEELKQHYLSKSLYINFPTTTEYKDLKAAINEGSIDSRVSYKIDVGSKEILNLGKLYSANKFLDRLYEVSDQDTGEKIDKPGFDLAMDKRLNFEHKKLSSRTKITKVDDLMKAIFDDFLGLENSGVVAEILGKVGADNTVRVLEAKRKGDAVSRDEFVAALTEGNKKLEGYAEQVYGEQVSPLVFYVGSTGLIPDELEAKGLTADEISGKYPDLNLSKDEREGMFFEVGDCVLSVYAKNEYYSTR, encoded by the coding sequence ATGGCAAAGAAATCTTCGGCTAAGACTCAGGTGATAGCGGCTGAAAATATGCCGGCTAAGGTTTCGGAAAATCGCTGCAAATTTACGCTTTATAACTTGGCAGGACAGGAAAAGGATTTTTATTTGGTTGACCGGCATTCGCTTCAATTTCCACCGGAAGATCAGTTAAAAAAGGGTGTGGCTCACAATATTATCATTGTTGATCGTTCGGGGTCGATGTATTACGATATTAAGGCGTTAAAGGAGATGTTAGTTAAGCTTTTGACGCTGGATGAATATCAAAATTTTGAGTTGCTGGTTTCGCTGATTTCTTATTCTTCGTCTGGGGATGTAATTTGTCATTTTGAACGAGTGCCGGTGGTGGAGGTGATGAAGCCGCAGTCTCGTTATTTGGCAGAGGTTAAAAAGATTGAAAGCACCGGCTCTACTTGCATTTCTCAAGGGCTAAAAATGGCGGTGTCTTTGGTGAAAGAAGGAGAGGTGACGGGAATTACTTTGCATACAGATGGTTATGCAAATGATCCCAGTTTTAATGTTGAAGTAAAGACGCTTGAGGAGTTGTGCCGGCAACTTCAAGGTAAGGATGTTTTTCTGAATACCATTTCTTATGGTTATGCAGATTTTCAATTGCTTTCTAAGTTGGCAAATTTGGTTTCGGGTGTTTGTTTGAAAGCAGGGAATGTGAAAGAAGTTTATGATGCGCTTTATAGTACGTCTAGTTTGTTGGGTGGTTCGGTAAAACCGGCAATTGAGGAACCTTTGATTAAGGAATATGATTATCAGGTTTTTGTGTCAAAATCTGCAAAAAAAATTCTGGGTTCTTCTAGCACTTTGAAAATTTGTGGTTTGAAACCGGAGGATGAGGGAGTTTTTTATAAATATCGGAAAGTCAGTAAGGATGAGTACGAAAAGTTGGATGTGCCGGTGGTGCAAACAAGTGAAATTTTATTTGCTTTTGCGAAGGCAAATTTGGCTGATGGAAATTTGAATACTGCTAAATATGCTTTGGCGAGTACGTTTGATGCAACGCTGACAGAAAAGCACAGTAAGGCTTTAACAAATGCTCAGATTGCTGATTGGACGCAGGATTTAGAAGCGGTGATTTTTAACCCAGATTTGTTAAAATCCCATGAGGTTTTGTCTGGGGTGAAGGTGAATGATAAGGTGACGATTTTGGAGTTGGTGAAAGTTTTGGAAGAAAATGCAGAGGGGATTATTTTAAACCTGAAGCATTTACAGCAAAATTATCGCCGGCGCGGGGTAAAACGCATTGAGGGGGTGCGTGATAAGGAGGGCAATTTAACGACTCCTTGGCTGAAAATGGAGTACATCGACGGCGGGGAGTATGTGCGGATGGGGTCGTTTTCTATTAACCAGAATACGGCTACTATTAATATGTTGGTGACGCGAAAAGTGCGACTGGTTAAGGTTGAGGATGAGACTCCAATAACGGAAGTGGCGGGGGTTTTGGTGAATGATTTATCGAGTTTTAATAATTACACAGTTGTGAGTGATGGGGAGTTGAATGTTAAGACGCTGAAGGTGAAGTTTAGCCAGAAAAAGGCGTTTGAGGCGTTGAAGAAGTTGGGGGTTTTGGATGGGGAGGAGTTTGATTTTCGCCGGGAATATGAGGTGATGCTGGAGAATTTGCCTTTGGTGTCGTTTACGGGACGTTATAGTGTGCCGGTGGGTGTGTTTGAGGAGTTGGCAAAAATTAAGGTGCTTGCGAGTGTTTTTGCGGCACATTTGAAGGAACAGTCAGAGGATTTTACGGGGGAACAAATCGAGGAGTTAAAACAGCATTATTTGTCGAAGAGTTTGTATATCAATTTTCCGACGACGACGGAGTATAAGGATTTGAAAGCGGCGATTAATGAGGGGTCGATTGATTCGCGGGTGAGTTATAAAATTGATGTGGGAAGTAAGGAGATTTTGAATTTAGGTAAGCTTTATTCTGCGAATAAGTTTTTAGACCGGCTTTATGAGGTTTCTGATCAGGATACGGGGGAGAAGATAGACAAGCCAGGTTTTGATCTGGCGATGGATAAGCGGCTGAATTTTGAGCATAAAAAGCTTTCTTCGCGGACGAAAATCACAAAAGTTGATGATTTGATGAAGGCGATTTTTGATGATTTTCTGGGTTTGGAAAATTCGGGTGTTGTGGCGGAAATTTTAGGTAAGGTTGGTGCTGATAATACGGTGCGTGTTTTGGAGGCGAAACGTAAGGGGGATGCGGTGAGTCGGGATGAGTTTGTTGCTGCTTTGACGGAGGGGAATAAGAAGTTAGAAGGGTATGCTGAGCAGGTGTATGGTGAGCAAGTTTCGCCGCTGGTTTTTTATGTAGGTTCTACGGGTTTGATTCCTGATGAATTGGAGGCTAAGGGGTTGACGGCGGATGAAATTTCAGGGAAGTATCCTGATTTGAATTTGTCGAAAGATGAACGGGAAGGGATGTTTTTTGAGGTTGGGGATTGCGTTTTGAGTGTGTATGCGAAGAATGAGTATTACAGTACAAGGTAG
- a CDS encoding aldehyde dehydrogenase, whose amino-acid sequence MTLTQSPIREVINRQRQFFASGQTKEIEFRLSQLKRLKQAILDSKEAVMAAVKADLNKPDLEAYATEIGVVREIDYAIKNLKDWVKPKKVPTSLDQFPSSAYIYPEPLGVVLIIGPWNYPFQLMISPLVGAIAAGNCAVLKPSEIAANTSRVVTQLIQKTFEPEYIAIVEGDAKTAQELLAEKFDHIFFTGGTKIGQIVMEAAAKNLTPVTLELGGKSPCIVDAEINLQHTARRIVWGKFINSGQTCIAPDYLLVDRTIKKDLLAEITNCISEFYGEDPAKSPDYGRIINERQFDRLAGFLNNGEIVAGGQTNRDDRYIAPTVLDQVPWDAAVMEDEIFGPILPVLEYSNLDEAITKINERPKPLALYIFSKNEAKQDKVLRETSSGGVCINDTVMQVGVSELPFGGVGNSGMGSYHGKASFDTFSHQKSVLKKSFLMDLKWRYAPYAGKLDLIKKIIG is encoded by the coding sequence ATGACTCTTACACAATCACCTATCAGAGAAGTAATTAACCGACAACGCCAATTTTTTGCCAGCGGCCAAACCAAAGAAATAGAGTTTCGGCTCAGCCAATTAAAACGGCTCAAACAAGCAATTTTAGACAGCAAAGAAGCCGTCATGGCGGCGGTGAAAGCAGACCTCAATAAACCTGATTTGGAAGCCTACGCAACCGAAATCGGTGTCGTTCGAGAAATCGACTATGCCATCAAAAACCTCAAAGATTGGGTAAAGCCGAAAAAAGTTCCTACTTCCCTTGATCAATTTCCCTCCTCGGCCTATATTTATCCCGAACCTTTGGGAGTTGTGTTAATAATTGGCCCCTGGAATTATCCTTTTCAATTAATGATTTCTCCCTTAGTTGGAGCAATAGCAGCCGGCAACTGTGCCGTATTAAAACCTTCAGAAATAGCTGCCAATACTTCACGGGTTGTCACGCAATTAATTCAAAAAACTTTTGAACCCGAATATATTGCCATTGTTGAAGGCGACGCCAAAACTGCCCAAGAACTTTTAGCAGAAAAATTCGACCATATTTTCTTCACCGGCGGCACAAAAATCGGCCAAATAGTTATGGAAGCCGCCGCCAAAAACCTCACCCCAGTCACCTTAGAATTAGGCGGAAAAAGCCCCTGCATTGTCGATGCCGAAATCAACCTTCAACACACCGCCAGACGCATTGTTTGGGGTAAATTCATCAATAGCGGTCAAACCTGCATTGCCCCAGATTATTTGTTAGTTGATCGCACCATTAAAAAAGACTTACTTGCAGAAATAACCAATTGCATCAGCGAATTTTATGGCGAAGATCCAGCCAAAAGCCCCGACTATGGAAGAATTATCAATGAGCGACAATTTGACCGGCTGGCTGGGTTTTTAAACAATGGAGAAATCGTAGCCGGTGGGCAAACAAACCGCGATGATCGCTATATTGCCCCGACAGTTTTAGATCAAGTTCCTTGGGATGCTGCGGTGATGGAAGACGAAATTTTTGGGCCGATCTTGCCGGTTTTGGAATACAGCAATTTAGATGAAGCTATCACCAAAATCAACGAACGACCCAAACCTTTAGCTTTGTATATTTTCAGCAAAAACGAAGCTAAACAAGATAAAGTTTTGCGAGAAACTTCATCCGGAGGAGTCTGCATAAATGACACCGTAATGCAGGTTGGCGTCTCGGAATTGCCCTTTGGTGGAGTAGGAAATAGTGGGATGGGAAGCTATCACGGCAAAGCAAGTTTTGATACGTTTTCTCATCAAAAAAGTGTCTTGAAAAAGTCATTTTTGATGGATTTAAAATGGCGTTATGCACCTTATGCCGGTAAGCTTGATTTGATTAAAAAAATCATCGGGTAG
- a CDS encoding papain fold toxin domain-containing protein: MSLEPENLLEIRQRVIEIASCYGLFQCVECSSAIRNFLISKNVRAKQIKLDLERQDLPWSVIYDLRRSQQIATNGYHEAVSLIIENEEIVFDNIDHNGVLKKDWLENLTSPTIELGLGNFKIKEEEF, translated from the coding sequence TTGAGCTTAGAACCGGAAAATTTATTAGAAATTCGCCAGCGAGTCATTGAAATTGCAAGCTGCTATGGCCTTTTCCAATGCGTTGAGTGTAGCAGTGCTATTCGGAATTTCTTAATTTCTAAAAACGTGCGCGCTAAGCAAATAAAGCTTGATTTAGAAAGGCAAGACTTACCCTGGTCGGTGATTTATGACTTGCGCCGCTCACAGCAAATTGCTACCAATGGCTACCATGAGGCCGTATCACTTATAATAGAAAACGAGGAAATCGTGTTTGATAACATAGATCATAATGGCGTTCTTAAAAAAGACTGGCTAGAAAATTTAACATCCCCTACAATAGAACTAGGTTTAGGTAATTTTAAAATTAAAGAAGAGGAATTTTAA